One Actinospica robiniae DSM 44927 genomic region harbors:
- a CDS encoding ABC transporter ATP-binding protein, translated as MPVIEVERLHKRYGEVTAVDEVTFTVQEGEIFGILGPNGAGKTTTVECISGLRSPDTGRVRVLGLDPISDKDELHQSVGVQLQEAGLPDKLQVGEVMALFASFYRDPADVDALLRRLGLAEKATARYKKLSGGQKQRLAIALALVGNPKVVVLDELTTGLDPHARRETWDLVEQVRDNGVTVLLVTHFMEEAERLCDRLALIDHGRVVAIDTPDGLAARNGGGQRMRFRPSAPIEDADLLALPDVATVERHGSQIELTGGADLVQAVTSLLARRQIIAGGLRIEQSSLDDAFINLTEQSKEK; from the coding sequence ATGCCGGTCATCGAGGTCGAGCGTCTGCACAAGCGCTATGGCGAGGTCACGGCCGTGGACGAGGTCACGTTCACGGTCCAGGAGGGGGAGATCTTCGGGATCCTCGGCCCCAACGGCGCCGGGAAGACCACCACCGTCGAATGCATCTCCGGGCTGCGCTCCCCGGACACCGGCCGGGTCCGGGTCCTCGGGCTCGACCCGATCAGCGACAAGGACGAGCTGCACCAGAGCGTCGGGGTACAGCTGCAGGAGGCCGGTCTGCCGGACAAGCTGCAGGTGGGCGAGGTGATGGCGCTGTTCGCGTCGTTCTACCGCGACCCGGCCGACGTGGACGCGCTGCTGCGCCGGCTCGGCCTGGCCGAGAAGGCCACGGCCCGCTACAAGAAGCTGTCGGGCGGCCAGAAGCAGCGCCTGGCCATCGCGCTCGCCCTGGTCGGCAACCCGAAGGTGGTCGTGCTCGACGAGCTGACCACCGGGCTCGACCCGCACGCCCGCCGGGAGACCTGGGACCTGGTCGAGCAGGTGCGCGACAACGGGGTGACCGTGCTGCTCGTCACGCACTTCATGGAGGAGGCCGAGCGGCTGTGCGACCGCCTCGCCCTGATCGACCACGGCCGGGTGGTGGCCATCGACACGCCTGACGGCCTCGCCGCCCGCAACGGCGGCGGCCAGCGGATGCGCTTCCGCCCCTCCGCGCCGATCGAAGACGCCGACCTGCTCGCGCTGCCCGACGTCGCCACCGTGGAGCGCCACGGCAGCCAGATCGAGCTCACCGGCGGCGCCGACCTGGTCCAGGCTGTCACCTCGCTGCTGGCGCGCCGTCAGATCATCGCCGGCGGGCTGCGGATCGAGCAGTCCAGCCTGGACGACGCTTTCATCAACCTCACCGAGCAGAGCAAGGAGAAGTAG
- a CDS encoding RICIN domain-containing protein → MTRARTWRNRVIGFVAAVATAAGLGIAGPIAAHAAAAPPSGTIVGNNSGLCLSVTGASTSAGAGADLYTCNGSAAENWTLESNGTVLDNNSGLCLSAPPATPRCSRPSRTSTPATATPTNSGAWARAAPSWKAPRACA, encoded by the coding sequence ATGACGCGCGCACGCACCTGGCGCAACCGCGTCATCGGTTTCGTCGCGGCCGTGGCCACAGCCGCCGGCCTCGGCATCGCGGGACCGATCGCGGCGCACGCGGCAGCCGCGCCCCCGAGCGGGACGATCGTCGGGAACAACTCGGGCCTGTGCCTGAGCGTCACCGGCGCCTCCACATCGGCCGGCGCCGGCGCCGATCTCTACACCTGTAACGGCAGCGCGGCCGAGAACTGGACGCTGGAGTCGAACGGCACTGTCCTCGACAACAATTCAGGGCTCTGTCTCAGCGCGCCACCGGCAACTCCTCGGTGCTCAAGACCGTCGCGGACATCAACACCTGCGACGGCGACGCCTACGAACAGTGGAGCGTGGGCTCGGGCGGCACCCTCGTGGAAGGCGCCTCGGGCCTGTGCTTGA
- a CDS encoding globin domain-containing protein — protein sequence MIEPDILRNSWAKVTQYGQQVPLYFYSHLFLSHPEVRPMFPPSMAAQRDRLVGALGAVVANVDDLGAAIPFLQGLGRDHRKFDVAPAHYPAVGASLLATLEHFLGADWTPSVAANWTEAYGIVSQVMIDAAAEAEKSTPPWWDAEIVAHEILGGRRDIARVTIATRDPFPYLAGQSMTLETAMAPARWRFYTPAHPPRSDNTIELHIKLVGTVSWQLVSVMGVGDRVRLGPPVGHALTLRSTAPDSHLLLIGANTGIAPLRALVEELAATPGHGRSVALFYGARIASDLYDLPRLQALAERNPWLTVVPVVSDEMSWEGARGLVGDVAAGAGAWPGHEVFIVGSSPMCQHTVGRLKEAGVIPGAIHLEESQP from the coding sequence GTGATCGAACCGGACATACTGCGCAACTCCTGGGCGAAGGTGACCCAGTACGGGCAACAGGTCCCGCTGTACTTCTACAGCCACCTGTTCCTGAGCCACCCGGAGGTGCGGCCGATGTTCCCGCCGTCCATGGCGGCCCAACGCGACCGGCTGGTCGGCGCGCTCGGGGCGGTGGTGGCCAACGTCGACGACCTCGGCGCGGCCATCCCGTTCCTGCAGGGCCTCGGCCGTGACCACCGTAAGTTCGACGTGGCGCCGGCGCACTACCCGGCCGTCGGCGCCAGTCTGCTGGCCACGCTCGAGCACTTCCTCGGCGCGGACTGGACCCCGTCGGTGGCGGCGAACTGGACCGAGGCGTACGGCATCGTCTCCCAGGTGATGATCGACGCGGCGGCCGAGGCGGAGAAGTCCACCCCGCCCTGGTGGGACGCCGAGATCGTGGCCCACGAGATCCTGGGCGGCCGGCGCGACATCGCCCGGGTGACCATCGCCACCCGGGACCCCTTCCCGTATCTGGCCGGGCAGTCGATGACGCTCGAGACCGCGATGGCCCCGGCCCGCTGGCGGTTCTACACCCCGGCGCACCCGCCCCGTTCGGACAACACGATCGAGCTGCACATCAAGCTGGTCGGCACCGTCTCCTGGCAGCTGGTGAGCGTCATGGGGGTGGGCGACCGGGTGCGGCTCGGACCGCCGGTCGGCCACGCGCTGACGCTGCGGTCCACCGCGCCGGACTCGCACCTGCTGCTGATCGGCGCGAACACCGGCATCGCGCCGTTGCGCGCGCTGGTCGAGGAGCTCGCCGCCACGCCCGGCCACGGCCGCTCGGTGGCGCTGTTCTACGGCGCGCGGATCGCGTCGGACCTGTACGACCTGCCGCGCCTGCAGGCGCTGGCGGAGCGCAACCCGTGGTTGACCGTGGTGCCGGTGGTCTCCGATGAGATGTCCTGGGAAGGCGCACGGGGCCTGGTCGGCGACGTCGCGGCGGGGGCCGGGGCCTGGCCGGGGCACGAGGTGTTCATCGTGGGATCGAGCCCGATGTGCCAGCACACCGTGGGGCGGTTGAAGGAGGCGGGAGTGATCCCGGGGGCCATCCATCTGGAGGAGAGTCAGCCGTGA
- a CDS encoding group I truncated hemoglobin, translated as MADVATVPSQWERVGGAPAVRAVLDRFYVDMLAEPQLAAYFADRSVDNIKPHLAEVLKVVLGGPGAKELDLAAYLTGAHANLGVSPEDYKRTGEVLLGALDAFDVEADIVSTIVAALEAVAPYVISPAA; from the coding sequence ATGGCAGACGTGGCAACCGTTCCCTCGCAGTGGGAGCGGGTCGGCGGCGCGCCGGCGGTTCGGGCCGTGCTCGACCGCTTCTATGTCGACATGCTGGCCGAGCCGCAGCTGGCCGCGTACTTCGCCGACCGGTCCGTGGACAACATCAAGCCGCACCTGGCCGAGGTGCTCAAGGTGGTGCTCGGCGGTCCCGGCGCCAAGGAGCTCGACCTGGCCGCCTACCTCACCGGCGCGCACGCGAACCTGGGTGTCTCCCCCGAGGACTACAAGCGCACCGGCGAGGTGCTGCTCGGCGCGCTCGACGCCTTCGACGTCGAGGCGGACATCGTCTCCACCATCGTCGCGGCCCTCGAGGCGGTCGCGCCCTACGTGATCTCCCCGGCCGCCTGA
- a CDS encoding DUF4124 domain-containing protein produces the protein MRRPVRSARRLAGFVALTLALGLSPQASHADSGDTAAVSGSAAQHTDNGFSPTGPWNTPLPADVPLAPNSQAIVNNLVQDARGSYGLWAVNTDTYSAPIYYVDADTPTTTWTYSDCQNLPQLAPVIADSLTDVPTPAGMVVSQGTDESVAIYQPSTDTYWDFWRAQQDADGNWSACWGGKIEHYSANPGIFDNPLGASASGLPFGAYLIRPDELARGHIDHAINLETVHTQAGCFSWPATRDDGNTAGADYPCEGQRFRLDPAFNVNTLLNPAARTIARAMQQYGLILTDTAGALVTQAEDPRPLEAANGGADPYDKLFDPTGLGLIPESVSRYLVLIGIPISRLQALPLNYGEPTG, from the coding sequence TTGCGTCGACCAGTGCGTTCCGCCCGCCGTCTGGCGGGTTTCGTCGCGCTCACGCTCGCGCTCGGCCTGTCCCCGCAGGCCTCGCACGCGGACTCCGGCGACACCGCCGCCGTAAGCGGCTCAGCCGCTCAGCACACGGATAACGGCTTCTCCCCCACCGGGCCGTGGAACACACCGCTGCCGGCGGACGTGCCGCTGGCGCCGAACTCGCAGGCGATCGTGAACAACCTCGTGCAGGACGCACGCGGCAGTTACGGACTCTGGGCGGTGAACACCGACACCTACTCCGCGCCGATCTACTACGTCGACGCCGACACGCCGACGACCACATGGACCTACTCCGACTGCCAGAACCTGCCGCAGCTCGCACCGGTGATCGCCGACTCGCTCACCGACGTGCCCACCCCGGCCGGGATGGTGGTCTCGCAGGGCACGGACGAGTCCGTGGCCATCTACCAGCCGTCCACCGACACCTACTGGGACTTCTGGCGGGCCCAGCAGGACGCGGACGGGAACTGGTCCGCCTGCTGGGGCGGCAAGATCGAGCACTACTCCGCCAACCCCGGAATCTTCGACAACCCCCTGGGCGCGAGCGCCTCCGGGCTGCCCTTCGGCGCGTACCTGATCCGACCGGACGAGCTGGCGCGCGGCCACATCGACCACGCGATCAACCTCGAGACCGTGCACACCCAGGCCGGCTGCTTCTCCTGGCCGGCCACCCGCGACGACGGCAACACCGCCGGCGCGGACTACCCGTGCGAAGGCCAGCGCTTCCGGCTCGACCCGGCCTTCAACGTCAATACCCTGCTGAACCCGGCGGCGCGCACCATCGCCCGCGCCATGCAGCAGTACGGACTGATCCTGACCGACACCGCCGGCGCGCTGGTCACCCAGGCCGAGGACCCGCGGCCGCTGGAGGCGGCGAACGGCGGAGCCGATCCGTACGACAAGCTGTTCGATCCGACCGGGCTCGGGCTCATCCCGGAGAGCGTCTCGCGCTACCTCGTCCTGATCGGCATCCCGATCAGCCGGCTGCAGGCCCTGCCGCTGAACTACGGCGAGCCGACCGGCTAG
- a CDS encoding phosphatase PAP2 family protein — MPNIMWTWQQATVISAVLAAGWVLLTRRGLWLRAQPTIHELALIIGLYALWQLAGALASGSAPDAIVRGRWIWDAERTLYLPSEVWLQSLILPHPLLAEAANLYYYAAHFTVLILFLIWLFIRHRDAYPRWRTTLGIVTTACFLIQFLPVAPPRLVPGIRVVDTAALYHQSVYATSVGSADELSAMPSVHVAWALFVAVCALRVTTSRWRYLGIVHAVLTTWVVVVTGNHYWGDAIVAAALFVLTLAAQRCTRALWPRVSPGLRTRVEAWSSTSRWGVRTTREGGGGDGGHV, encoded by the coding sequence GTGCCCAACATCATGTGGACGTGGCAGCAGGCGACGGTGATCTCCGCGGTCCTGGCTGCCGGGTGGGTCCTGCTGACCCGCCGCGGGCTGTGGCTCCGAGCGCAGCCCACCATCCACGAGCTCGCCCTGATCATCGGACTGTACGCACTCTGGCAGCTGGCCGGGGCGCTCGCCTCCGGCAGCGCCCCGGACGCGATCGTGCGCGGGCGGTGGATCTGGGACGCCGAGCGCACCTTATATCTGCCGAGCGAAGTGTGGCTGCAGAGCCTGATCCTGCCGCACCCGCTGCTGGCGGAAGCCGCCAACCTCTACTACTACGCCGCTCACTTCACGGTCCTGATCCTCTTCCTGATCTGGCTGTTCATCAGGCACCGGGACGCCTACCCGCGCTGGCGCACCACGTTGGGCATCGTCACCACCGCGTGCTTCCTCATCCAGTTCCTGCCGGTCGCGCCGCCGCGGCTGGTCCCGGGCATCCGCGTGGTCGACACCGCCGCGCTCTACCACCAGTCGGTCTACGCCACGAGCGTCGGGTCTGCCGACGAACTGTCCGCGATGCCCTCGGTGCACGTGGCGTGGGCGCTCTTCGTCGCGGTGTGCGCATTGCGGGTGACCACCTCGCGTTGGCGCTACCTCGGCATCGTGCACGCCGTGCTGACGACCTGGGTGGTGGTCGTGACGGGCAATCACTACTGGGGCGACGCCATCGTCGCGGCCGCGCTGTTCGTGCTGACCCTGGCCGCGCAGCGCTGCACGCGGGCGCTGTGGCCCCGCGTGTCGCCGGGGCTGCGCACGCGGGTGGAGGCGTGGAGCAGCACCAGCCGCTGGGGCGTGCGCACGACCCGCGAGGGCGGCGGCGGTGACGGCGGACACGTGTGA
- a CDS encoding putative quinol monooxygenase, producing MRFGYIGSMKVKPGHRAEVAAALVDGSEGLRAAGCDLYVVTESATDEDTIWVTEVWKSKEHHDASLQLPEVAAAISKMMPLLTGEFTQQQTRVLGGLGL from the coding sequence ATGCGGTTCGGCTACATCGGTTCGATGAAGGTCAAGCCCGGGCACCGCGCCGAGGTGGCCGCGGCCCTCGTCGACGGGTCCGAAGGGCTGCGCGCGGCCGGCTGCGACCTGTACGTGGTCACCGAGTCGGCCACCGACGAGGACACCATCTGGGTCACCGAGGTGTGGAAGAGCAAGGAACACCACGACGCCTCGCTCCAGCTGCCCGAGGTCGCCGCCGCGATCAGCAAGATGATGCCGCTGTTGACGGGTGAGTTCACCCAGCAGCAGACCCGCGTGCTCGGCGGCCTCGGCCTCTGA
- a CDS encoding GNAT family N-acetyltransferase gives MIERMGDVEVLSHSGTDLLTDPSWDAFAVAEGTVFHTRRFLLSWWSDRLAKNPASRLIGVRLHDGEHLVGVCAFELHDGTLAFAGGRDVVDYMGPIAEAGREKEVAAALARWIFETPGWSRIELAGLVQDDPVARALADEICRLAPEAVIAPYDQAPRIEKAPEGYLPMLNSKRRADILRKRRSLSEAAGALELVDSTSANIDAAARLLLEWKAAADPEMASFVAEYGGFVRGMLAELAAAEAGYVVELHADGRPIASVILLRHRDTAAIYNMAYDMSLAAPGTGLAPGVVLISLLIERSLEQGLRFDFLKGAQDYKLRLGGVPVDLVAITVER, from the coding sequence GTGATCGAGCGTATGGGAGACGTCGAGGTCCTTTCTCACTCCGGCACCGACCTACTGACCGACCCGTCCTGGGACGCCTTCGCGGTGGCCGAGGGGACGGTCTTCCACACCCGGCGCTTCCTGCTCTCCTGGTGGAGCGACCGGCTGGCCAAGAACCCCGCGTCCCGGCTCATCGGGGTGAGGCTGCACGACGGCGAGCACCTCGTCGGCGTGTGCGCGTTCGAACTACACGACGGCACACTCGCGTTCGCGGGCGGCCGCGACGTGGTCGACTACATGGGTCCGATCGCCGAAGCCGGACGGGAGAAGGAGGTCGCCGCCGCGCTGGCGCGTTGGATCTTCGAGACCCCGGGCTGGAGCCGGATCGAGCTCGCCGGCCTCGTGCAGGACGACCCGGTCGCCCGGGCCCTGGCCGACGAGATCTGCCGCCTCGCTCCGGAAGCCGTCATCGCCCCCTACGATCAGGCACCCCGGATCGAGAAGGCCCCCGAGGGCTACCTGCCGATGCTCAACTCCAAGCGCCGCGCCGACATCCTGCGCAAGCGCAGAAGCCTGAGTGAGGCGGCTGGTGCCCTCGAGCTCGTCGACTCCACCAGCGCCAACATCGACGCGGCGGCCCGGCTCCTGCTGGAGTGGAAGGCGGCCGCAGACCCGGAGATGGCCTCGTTCGTGGCCGAATACGGCGGCTTCGTCCGCGGCATGCTGGCCGAACTCGCCGCAGCAGAGGCCGGCTACGTCGTCGAGCTGCACGCCGACGGCCGCCCGATCGCGTCGGTCATCCTGCTACGCCACCGCGACACCGCGGCCATATATAACATGGCCTACGACATGTCCCTCGCGGCCCCGGGCACGGGACTGGCCCCTGGCGTGGTGCTGATCTCCCTGCTGATCGAACGCAGCCTGGAGCAGGGGCTGAGGTTCGACTTCCTCAAGGGCGCGCAGGACTACAAGCTGCGTCTCGGCGGCGTGCCGGTCGACCTCGTCGCCATCACCGTCGAACGCTGA
- a CDS encoding ricin-type beta-trefoil lectin domain protein, with protein sequence MFIRRIGTRLRRSLPLLTAGTVVAVGGAVPLLAAGPAEAASALPAHYAAPYLQISTSDSGDMAADMAATGLKYYTLAFLTPKSGCTPEWEDGGYGVGQFNSQISSLQAAGGNVIVSFGGAEGGELAQTCTSVSSLTAAYLNVVNTTGATRLDFDIEGGVLSDTASTARRDQALAALQAEDPAVQVDFTLAVDPDGLPTGTGSEYALLQDAKSKGVKVSVVNIMTMDFGDGQNALNDAESAAVGTASQLASLYGISTTAAYNMMGLTPIAGKNDDNENFTTSNASSLESFAAGKGVGELAFWEVDEYDKGTGYQYSSIFNKITGTSSGGGGTNSTIVGNNSGLCLSVTGASTSAGATADLYTCNGSASENWKVNSNGTITGNNSGLCLSISGNSSAVKSTADINSCDGDGYEQWSVKSDGTVVNGATGLCLSVTGAATTNYATADVYTCNSSVSEYWTVG encoded by the coding sequence ATGTTCATACGTAGAATCGGAACGCGGCTGCGGCGGAGCCTGCCGCTGCTGACCGCCGGCACCGTCGTCGCCGTCGGCGGCGCGGTCCCGCTGCTCGCCGCCGGGCCGGCCGAGGCCGCCAGCGCGCTTCCGGCGCACTACGCCGCGCCCTACCTCCAGATCTCCACCTCGGACTCCGGCGACATGGCCGCCGACATGGCCGCCACCGGCCTGAAGTACTACACGCTCGCGTTCCTCACCCCGAAATCCGGCTGCACGCCGGAGTGGGAGGACGGCGGCTACGGCGTCGGACAGTTCAACTCGCAGATCAGTTCGCTGCAGGCGGCCGGCGGCAACGTCATCGTCTCGTTCGGCGGCGCCGAGGGCGGTGAGTTGGCGCAGACCTGCACCAGCGTCTCGTCGCTGACGGCCGCTTATCTCAACGTGGTCAACACCACCGGCGCCACCCGGCTCGACTTCGACATCGAAGGCGGCGTGCTCTCCGACACCGCCTCGACGGCCCGTCGCGACCAGGCGCTGGCCGCGTTGCAGGCCGAGGACCCGGCGGTTCAGGTGGACTTCACCCTCGCGGTCGACCCCGACGGCCTGCCCACCGGCACCGGCTCGGAGTACGCGCTGCTGCAGGACGCCAAGTCCAAGGGCGTGAAGGTCTCCGTCGTCAACATCATGACGATGGACTTCGGCGACGGGCAGAACGCCCTGAACGACGCCGAGTCGGCGGCCGTGGGCACCGCGAGCCAGCTCGCGAGCCTCTACGGCATCTCCACCACGGCCGCGTACAACATGATGGGCCTGACCCCGATCGCGGGCAAGAACGACGACAACGAGAACTTCACCACCTCCAACGCGAGCTCGCTGGAGAGCTTCGCCGCGGGCAAGGGTGTCGGCGAGCTCGCCTTCTGGGAGGTCGACGAATACGACAAGGGCACCGGGTACCAGTACTCGTCGATCTTCAACAAGATCACCGGCACGAGCTCCGGCGGAGGCGGCACCAACTCGACCATCGTGGGAAACAACTCAGGTCTCTGCCTGAGCGTCACCGGCGCGTCCACCTCGGCCGGCGCGACCGCCGACCTCTACACCTGCAACGGCAGCGCGAGTGAGAACTGGAAGGTCAACAGCAACGGGACCATCACCGGCAACAACTCAGGGCTCTGCCTGAGCATCAGCGGCAACTCCTCCGCGGTGAAGTCCACCGCCGACATCAACAGCTGTGACGGCGACGGGTACGAGCAGTGGTCGGTGAAGTCCGACGGGACCGTCGTCAACGGCGCGACCGGCCTGTGCCTGAGCGTCACCGGTGCCGCGACCACGAACTACGCGACCGCCGACGTCTACACCTGCAACAGCAGCGTGAGCGAGTATTGGACGGTCGGATGA
- a CDS encoding ABC transporter permease, with translation MTALTIAAAPPAHQGRRMTARGFRALMGMHVKLMRREPGIFVMILLPLVLLIIFGSIPGAKKPVAALGGRTTLDVYVPTIAAMVPLLIACSGLPTIMASFRERNALRRFSVSPVPPGGMLAALVAVLSAFALAGIVLIVVLGTAVFGAHMPSNLGAVVSSFLLGFTAVMAVGMIAAAVATTSGMAAGMGMPFMILNFFFAGLYVPTAQLPHVLQTIGEYVPFGAVVDAWAGQGQLWQHLAVLAGYTVVGGFAAAKLFRWE, from the coding sequence ATGACCGCGTTGACCATCGCCGCGGCGCCGCCCGCGCACCAGGGCCGCCGGATGACCGCCCGGGGCTTCCGCGCCCTGATGGGCATGCACGTGAAGCTGATGCGCCGCGAGCCGGGCATCTTCGTGATGATCCTGCTGCCGCTGGTGCTGCTGATCATCTTCGGCTCGATCCCGGGGGCCAAGAAGCCCGTGGCCGCCCTCGGCGGGCGCACCACGCTCGACGTGTACGTGCCGACCATCGCCGCCATGGTGCCGCTGTTGATCGCCTGCTCCGGATTGCCGACGATTATGGCCTCGTTCCGGGAACGCAACGCGCTGCGCCGCTTCTCGGTCAGCCCGGTGCCGCCGGGCGGGATGCTCGCCGCGCTGGTCGCCGTCCTCTCGGCGTTCGCACTGGCCGGCATCGTGCTCATCGTCGTGCTCGGCACGGCCGTGTTCGGCGCGCACATGCCGTCCAACCTGGGCGCTGTGGTCAGCTCGTTCCTGCTCGGCTTCACCGCCGTGATGGCCGTCGGCATGATCGCCGCCGCGGTGGCCACCACCAGCGGAATGGCCGCCGGCATGGGCATGCCGTTCATGATCCTCAACTTCTTCTTCGCCGGTCTGTACGTGCCCACCGCACAGCTGCCGCACGTGCTGCAGACCATCGGCGAGTACGTGCCCTTCGGCGCGGTGGTGGACGCCTGGGCCGGCCAGGGCCAGCTCTGGCAACACCTTGCGGTACTGGCCGGATACACTGTGGTGGGCGGATTCGCCGCCGCCAAGCTGTTCCGTTGGGAATGA
- a CDS encoding ribonucleotide-diphosphate reductase subunit beta translates to MLLDPGMDLTLRPMRYPHFFDRFRDAIKNTWTVEEVDLHEDLTDLGRLSAAERHLVSRLVAFFATGDTIVANNLVLNLYQHVNSPEGRLYLSRQLFEEAVHVQFYLNLLDTYVPDDDERAAAFAAVENIPSIRRKADFCFRWIDSLHALRSLETKADRRAFLLNLICFAACIEGLFFYGAFAYVYFLRSRGLLNGLASGTNWVFRDESMHMAFAFDVVETVRREEPDLFDAEMAEQVGQMLAEAVECETQFAEDLLGAGVPGLPLADMRAYLEHVADRRLAQLGLAPRYGTANPLAFMELQDVQELSNFFERRVSAYQVAVGGTVSFDDEF, encoded by the coding sequence ATGCTGCTCGACCCGGGCATGGATCTGACGCTGCGCCCGATGCGCTACCCGCACTTCTTCGACCGCTTCCGCGACGCGATCAAGAACACGTGGACGGTGGAGGAGGTGGACCTGCACGAGGACCTGACGGATCTGGGCCGGCTCTCCGCGGCCGAGCGGCACCTGGTCTCGCGGCTGGTGGCGTTCTTCGCCACCGGCGACACCATCGTCGCGAACAACCTCGTGCTCAACCTCTACCAGCACGTCAACAGCCCCGAGGGGCGGCTGTACCTGTCCCGGCAGCTGTTCGAAGAGGCCGTGCACGTGCAGTTCTACCTGAACCTGCTCGACACCTACGTCCCGGACGACGACGAGCGCGCCGCGGCGTTCGCGGCGGTGGAGAACATCCCCTCGATCCGGCGCAAGGCCGACTTCTGCTTCCGCTGGATCGATTCGCTGCACGCCCTGCGCAGCCTCGAGACGAAGGCGGACCGGCGGGCGTTCCTGCTCAACCTGATCTGCTTCGCCGCGTGCATCGAAGGGCTCTTCTTCTACGGGGCCTTCGCCTACGTCTACTTCCTGCGCTCCCGCGGGCTGCTCAACGGCCTGGCTTCGGGGACGAACTGGGTGTTCCGGGACGAGTCGATGCACATGGCGTTCGCCTTCGACGTGGTCGAGACCGTGCGCCGGGAGGAGCCGGACCTGTTCGACGCGGAGATGGCCGAGCAGGTCGGGCAGATGCTGGCTGAGGCCGTGGAGTGCGAGACGCAGTTCGCTGAGGACCTGCTGGGTGCGGGCGTGCCCGGGCTGCCGCTGGCCGACATGCGCGCCTACCTCGAGCACGTCGCCGACCGCCGCCTCGCCCAACTCGGGCTCGCCCCGCGCTACGGCACCGCCAATCCGCTCGCGTTCATGGAGTTGCAGGACGTCCAGGAGCTGTCGAACTTCTTCGAGCGGCGGGTCTCGGCCTACCAGGTCGCGGTCGGCGGGACGGTCTCCTTCGACGACGAGTTCTGA
- a CDS encoding sensor histidine kinase produces the protein MNTQERERQMEATTKVLPYVALVVALGLALVTGSSSTGYRVAAVGLSAVAALWMALMHTPIRQRDERKVRGTVFYLGLLACIAGLILLNPFFAVFGWSGYLFVALVPGWWKLPAMIANAGLMAVSEVGGTAQLHGLVWIAYFGLFAVNTFIVGMLTKAGMDEELRNEQRIKEIGELSEANRRLAQTMEENAGLHAQLVVQAREAGIFDERQRMAGEIHDTLAQGLMGILAQLEAADLAEHDGPRRRRHLGLAKELARESLAEARRSVQALRPRQLEAARLPEALRDLAKQWTQTSGIPVRAEVDGEPSPLQPALEVVLFRAAQEALANTAKHAEAAHVGMTLTYMHDQVSLDVLDDGKGFDPDAVEPAPANGTGYGLSAMRHRLRQVGGSLEIESTPGDGTTVSASVPALYFHERNQGNEAGQA, from the coding sequence GTGAATACGCAGGAGCGCGAGCGCCAGATGGAGGCGACCACCAAGGTCCTCCCCTATGTGGCGCTCGTCGTCGCGCTCGGTCTGGCACTGGTCACGGGCAGTTCGTCGACCGGGTACCGGGTCGCGGCCGTGGGCCTCTCGGCGGTCGCGGCGCTGTGGATGGCCCTCATGCACACCCCGATCCGCCAGCGCGACGAGCGCAAGGTGCGGGGCACCGTCTTCTACCTCGGGCTGCTGGCCTGCATCGCCGGGCTGATCCTGCTCAACCCCTTCTTCGCCGTGTTCGGGTGGAGCGGATACCTGTTCGTCGCGCTGGTGCCGGGCTGGTGGAAGCTGCCCGCCATGATCGCCAACGCCGGGCTGATGGCGGTGTCCGAGGTCGGCGGGACCGCCCAGCTGCACGGCCTGGTGTGGATTGCCTACTTCGGCCTGTTCGCGGTGAACACGTTCATCGTGGGGATGCTGACCAAGGCCGGGATGGACGAGGAACTGCGCAACGAGCAGCGGATCAAGGAGATCGGCGAGCTCTCCGAGGCGAACCGGCGGCTCGCCCAGACGATGGAGGAGAACGCCGGCCTGCACGCTCAGCTGGTGGTCCAGGCCCGGGAAGCCGGCATCTTCGACGAGCGCCAGCGGATGGCCGGGGAGATCCACGACACCCTGGCCCAGGGCCTGATGGGGATCCTGGCGCAGCTCGAGGCGGCCGACCTGGCCGAGCACGACGGGCCGCGCCGCCGCCGTCATCTTGGCCTGGCCAAGGAGCTGGCGCGGGAGTCGCTGGCCGAGGCCCGGCGCTCGGTGCAGGCGCTGCGGCCGCGCCAGCTCGAGGCGGCCCGGCTGCCCGAGGCGCTGCGCGACCTGGCCAAGCAGTGGACCCAGACCTCCGGCATCCCGGTCCGGGCCGAGGTGGACGGCGAGCCCTCGCCGTTGCAGCCGGCGCTCGAGGTCGTGCTCTTCCGCGCGGCCCAGGAGGCGCTGGCGAACACGGCGAAGCACGCGGAGGCGGCCCACGTCGGCATGACCTTGACATACATGCACGACCAGGTGTCGCTGGACGTGCTGGACGACGGCAAGGGCTTCGACCCCGACGCCGTCGAGCCCGCGCCCGCGAACGGCACCGGCTACGGCCTGTCGGCGATGCGCCACCGGCTGCGGCAGGTGGGCGGGAGCCTGGAGATCGAGAGCACGCCGGGCGACGGGACGACGGTGAGCGCCAGCGTGCCCGCGCTGTACTTCCATGAACGGAACCAGGGAAACGAGGCGGGCCAGGCATGA